GTGCACTGGCTCAGCGGAGAGGACTTATTCGCCCCAGGAGCGAGGCGAAGACCGGACGCGCCCGGCGGCGGCCCCAGAGTGCGGCCGGTCCCATTGTTCTGGGAATCGCCCTTGTGGCCTACGTGGTCGGATACGGAGCGCTGGTCGTCTCATGGCAGAACGAGGTCAGACGTCTCGTGGAGATGGAACCGGTAGACGGCGCCGGGCATGCGGCCTTCCTGCTGAGCATGTTCACGACGATGATTCTCTTCTACGGGATCGCCGGAGGAATCGGGGCTCTCCGCTCGGCAATAGCTCGGAGCGTTGAACGTGGCGGCGGATCGGCAGTCCTGGCGCGTTCCGCCGGGCAGGCTTCCTCCGTGGCTGCTGTCTTGATTCTGGTGGTCGGGTTCCTCGGGGCGGGTCTTGCAGCCGTGAACACGCTCTACGAGGACCGAGACGCCGACACGCCGGCAGGGATATCCCGACCCTTTCTTTCCGAGCGGTCGGGCGGGCCCGGTTCCACGCTCACGTGGGAGGGGCTCGGCCGCCATGGGCGGGCCTTCAGCAGCGGGGGTCCCAGCGGAGCCCAGATCGCGAATGTCACCGGCACCCCCGCCCTCGAGCCGATCCGCGTGTACGCCGGCCTGTCCCAAGCGCCGGACGCCGCGTCCCGCGCGGCCGCGGTGGTCGATGAACTTGAGCGCACCGGCGCCTTCGAGCGCGAAGTGCTGCTGGTCGCCACTCCTACAGGCTCCGGATGGCTCGAACCGCAGGCCATCGCCTCTTTCGAATACCTCTACGGCGGTGACACCGCGACGGCGTCGATGCAGTACTCCACCCAGCCAAGCTGGGTCTCGTTTCTCTTCCGCCCGGGACTCGCAGTGGATTCCAGCGAGGCGCTCTTTGACGCCGTCCATGACCGCTGGCGAGCCATCCCAGAGGAAGATAGACCTCGGTTGGCCGTCTACGGACTGAGCCTCGGCGCCCAGGGCATGGCAGGAAGCTTCGAGGGCCTCGATGATCTGCTCACCCGGACAGACGCGGCACTCTTCACAGGACCTCCCGCCAACTCACAGCCCTGGCGCGGACTGCAGGCAGCTCGCGACGCCGAAAGTCCCGTGTGGCAGCCGGTCTACCAGGCCGGCGAGCAGGTTCGGTGGCAGTCAAAACCTGGTGATTTCGCCGAGCTTCCCGGACCGTGGCGGCAACCCCGCATCGGCTATCTCCAACACGCCACGGACCCCATCACCTGGCTCGAGCCCGCTGTGCTGTTCCAGCGTCCCGCGTGGCT
The nucleotide sequence above comes from Nesterenkonia halotolerans. Encoded proteins:
- a CDS encoding alpha/beta-hydrolase family protein, with the translated sequence MNLLCALALASIALTPSLVPRPTVFQGFLAGLWFMIGFQLGFLLRWAAQAACEGIRALAQRRGLIRPRSEAKTGRARRRPQSAAGPIVLGIALVAYVVGYGALVVSWQNEVRRLVEMEPVDGAGHAAFLLSMFTTMILFYGIAGGIGALRSAIARSVERGGGSAVLARSAGQASSVAAVLILVVGFLGAGLAAVNTLYEDRDADTPAGISRPFLSERSGGPGSTLTWEGLGRHGRAFSSGGPSGAQIANVTGTPALEPIRVYAGLSQAPDAASRAAAVVDELERTGAFEREVLLVATPTGSGWLEPQAIASFEYLYGGDTATASMQYSTQPSWVSFLFRPGLAVDSSEALFDAVHDRWRAIPEEDRPRLAVYGLSLGAQGMAGSFEGLDDLLTRTDAALFTGPPANSQPWRGLQAARDAESPVWQPVYQAGEQVRWQSKPGDFAELPGPWRQPRIGYLQHATDPITWLEPAVLFQRPAWLAGPAAAGGRGADVSDAMQWIPGVTFLHLVTDMLMSEAVPPSHGHNFGDVAVDGWAQVLPGHDRDGAQLAAIQSIIEQIDSQDPAWE